In Sphingobacterium zeae, one genomic interval encodes:
- a CDS encoding xylulokinase: MDSRIVRESILQGNTALGIELGSTRIKAVLIDPNFEIISSGIYDWENKLIDGFWTYCEKEIITGIQEAFRQVSTEVQSKFGIPLRKIGSIGCSAMMQGYIVLNKSGKLLVPFRTWRNATTSEASSQLTRSFKSKIPQRWSISHLYQAILDNEPHVSDINYITTLSGYVHWLLTGEKVLGIGDASGMFPVDEIKKQFDEGLIHKFDTLIADRKYSWTLLDIMPVVRIAGEPAGNLNGQGAILLDPSGLLGGGIPMCAPEGDGATGIVATNSIQKRTGNISVGTSIFAQFVLEKKLSNIYSEIDIMATPEGNPIGIILANNCSSDINAWINIFGEFCKSMGLKADRDELFNVLFNQAMSGDQDCGGLMSYGYYSAENITEIVKGRPLFIRTAESNFNLANFMRTQLFSAFAVLRIGMDILTNNENFSFDHICAHGGLFKTPEVVQKICAAALNVPISVMSTAGEGGAWGMAILASYVKDRLEGETLSAYLSSNVFQKKEYQIVYPDRMDKEGFDEFLMRYKRGLVIAKAAENYS; the protein is encoded by the coding sequence ATGGATTCTCGTATCGTTAGAGAAAGCATATTACAGGGCAACACTGCTCTCGGTATTGAACTGGGTTCAACTCGGATCAAAGCTGTATTAATCGATCCAAATTTTGAAATCATTAGTTCCGGTATCTACGATTGGGAGAATAAACTTATCGACGGTTTTTGGACCTACTGTGAAAAAGAAATAATTACGGGTATACAGGAAGCTTTTAGACAAGTTTCAACAGAGGTACAAAGTAAATTTGGTATTCCATTACGGAAAATAGGTTCCATTGGATGTTCCGCAATGATGCAGGGCTATATTGTACTCAATAAATCTGGAAAATTACTGGTGCCATTCCGTACTTGGCGTAATGCAACAACGTCAGAAGCATCTTCACAGCTCACTCGAAGTTTTAAAAGTAAGATTCCCCAACGTTGGAGTATATCTCATCTCTATCAAGCTATTTTGGATAATGAACCGCATGTCAGTGATATCAATTATATCACAACATTGTCTGGATATGTGCATTGGCTTTTGACCGGTGAAAAGGTTTTGGGAATAGGTGATGCTTCGGGCATGTTTCCTGTGGATGAAATAAAAAAGCAATTTGATGAGGGGTTAATTCATAAGTTTGACACTTTGATTGCTGACAGGAAATACTCTTGGACACTATTGGACATCATGCCAGTTGTCCGGATAGCCGGTGAACCTGCAGGAAATCTGAATGGGCAGGGTGCCATATTGTTAGATCCGTCTGGTTTATTAGGTGGAGGTATTCCAATGTGCGCTCCGGAAGGAGACGGCGCAACGGGTATTGTTGCAACAAACAGTATTCAAAAGCGTACAGGAAACATATCTGTGGGTACATCTATTTTTGCACAATTTGTTTTGGAAAAAAAGCTTAGTAACATCTATTCTGAAATAGATATTATGGCAACACCTGAAGGAAATCCGATAGGGATTATTCTGGCTAATAATTGTTCCAGCGATATTAATGCATGGATTAATATATTCGGTGAATTTTGTAAAAGTATGGGATTGAAAGCAGATAGAGACGAATTATTCAACGTATTATTCAATCAAGCAATGTCAGGTGATCAGGATTGCGGAGGTTTAATGAGCTATGGTTATTATTCAGCCGAAAATATTACAGAAATAGTAAAGGGACGGCCACTATTTATTCGCACAGCCGAAAGCAATTTCAATCTTGCAAACTTTATGCGGACGCAACTTTTTTCAGCTTTTGCCGTGCTCAGGATAGGAATGGATATATTAACAAATAATGAAAATTTTTCTTTTGATCACATATGTGCGCACGGAGGCTTATTCAAGACACCGGAAGTCGTACAAAAAATCTGTGCAGCAGCGCTCAATGTACCAATCTCCGTAATGTCAACAGCTGGGGAAGGTGGGGCGTGGGGGATGGCTATTCTTGCTTCTTACGTAAAAGATAGGTTGGAAGGAGAGACCCTCAGCGCTTACCTTTCCAGTAATGTATTTCAAAAAAAGGAATATCAAATAGTGTATCCTGATCGAATGGACAAAGAGGGATTTGATGAATTTTTGATGCGTTATAAAAGAGGATTAGTGATAGCAAAAGCAGCTGAGAATTATTCCTAA
- a CDS encoding SDR family oxidoreductase → MDRRKALGAIGTSVLALGLVGGWRPAEAQQGGNSILQNPNDKYPRPPFQKQIQPWPGLSSKMNPKPDHGEESYKGSGRLNGRKALITGGDSGMGRAAAIAYAREGADVAINYLPDEESDAKEVVALIKAAGRKAVAIPGDLREEKFCTRLIQEATNQLGGLDILVNNAARQQTKPSILDITTEEFDATMKTNIYAPFWLIKAALPHLKPGSVIIGTTSVQATDPSEDLYDYAQTKAATTNYIRSLAKQLGPKGIRVNGVAPGPIWTPLQVSGGATQEKLVNFGGDTPMGRPGQPAELASIYVQLAASDASYANGQIYGAAGGGGQP, encoded by the coding sequence ATGGATAGACGTAAGGCTTTGGGAGCAATAGGTACTAGTGTGTTAGCTTTAGGATTAGTGGGAGGATGGCGGCCAGCTGAAGCTCAGCAGGGTGGAAATTCTATTTTACAGAATCCAAATGACAAATATCCTAGACCGCCTTTTCAAAAGCAAATCCAGCCTTGGCCTGGATTGAGCAGTAAAATGAATCCAAAACCCGACCACGGAGAAGAATCATATAAAGGAAGTGGTCGATTGAATGGTCGTAAAGCTTTAATTACTGGCGGAGATTCTGGAATGGGGCGAGCTGCCGCAATCGCGTATGCGCGTGAGGGAGCCGATGTGGCTATTAACTATCTGCCAGATGAGGAGTCTGATGCTAAAGAAGTTGTTGCGTTGATCAAAGCTGCAGGGCGAAAAGCGGTGGCAATTCCGGGTGATCTTCGGGAAGAAAAGTTCTGTACGCGTCTAATACAAGAGGCTACAAACCAGTTGGGTGGTTTAGATATTTTGGTCAATAACGCTGCCCGGCAGCAGACAAAACCTTCCATATTGGATATTACAACTGAAGAATTTGATGCGACCATGAAGACTAACATTTATGCTCCATTTTGGCTTATTAAAGCCGCTTTACCACATTTGAAACCCGGTTCAGTTATTATAGGAACAACATCAGTACAGGCGACAGATCCATCGGAAGATCTTTACGATTACGCGCAGACAAAGGCCGCTACAACAAACTATATACGATCTCTTGCGAAACAGCTAGGACCAAAGGGTATTCGCGTGAATGGTGTAGCTCCTGGACCTATTTGGACACCGCTACAAGTGAGTGGCGGTGCAACACAAGAAAAACTTGTGAACTTTGGAGGGGACACGCCCATGGGACGACCCGGTCAACCAGCGGAACTAGCATCGATCTATGTTCAGCTTGCCGCATCGGATGCCAGTTATGCTAACGGACAGATTTATGGAGCTGCAGGAGGCGGCGGGCAACCTTAA
- a CDS encoding AraC family transcriptional regulator — MEYKKAKPCKELEPYIHFYWELSGNESEKGWERVFPDGCAGILLNLGNKCLTDNGCFSMDYGKTYVVGAMNAFKDSLIDNDTHLIGVCLKPATFANFYRFAAQNELTNTTVEFEKNISFNVDKVLEEHFNFFDRFYFERIITQKKHLHTVIGDIHVSKGRISIFDLAKRNCTTVRQLERNFKKFIGLSPKQYSNIIRFQHALSLIRNSTDSRSLMDIAFECGYYDHSHLSLEIRRNTGLLPSSL, encoded by the coding sequence ATGGAATATAAGAAAGCAAAGCCTTGCAAAGAGTTAGAACCCTATATTCATTTTTATTGGGAACTTAGCGGAAATGAATCTGAAAAGGGGTGGGAGCGGGTTTTTCCCGATGGTTGTGCTGGCATCCTATTGAATTTAGGAAATAAATGTTTGACTGATAATGGTTGTTTCTCAATGGATTATGGAAAAACCTATGTAGTAGGTGCTATGAATGCTTTTAAAGATAGTCTTATTGATAACGATACACATCTCATTGGTGTTTGTTTAAAACCTGCAACTTTTGCTAATTTCTACCGTTTTGCTGCTCAAAATGAATTGACAAACACTACGGTCGAATTTGAAAAAAACATCTCTTTTAATGTCGATAAAGTACTTGAAGAGCATTTCAATTTTTTTGATCGTTTTTATTTCGAAAGAATAATTACCCAAAAAAAACACTTACACACTGTTATTGGGGATATACATGTGTCAAAGGGAAGAATTAGCATTTTTGATCTGGCAAAAAGAAATTGTACAACCGTCAGACAGCTGGAACGAAATTTTAAAAAATTTATTGGACTATCGCCAAAGCAATATTCGAACATTATCCGTTTTCAGCATGCTTTGTCCTTGATCAGAAATTCGACAGACAGTCGCAGTCTGATGGATATCGCTTTTGAGTGTGGCTATTATGATCATTCGCATCTGAGTCTTGAAATCAGACGGAATACTGGCCTTTTACCATCGTCACTTTAA
- a CDS encoding dihydrofolate reductase family protein: MRKISLFIAMSLDGYIAKPNDDLSFLKLVEKEGEDYGYTEFMCQIDTIIVGRKTYDYVVREIGATHYDNGQRDVYVITRTEKPKVGRTIFYTGDLIELVAQLKSLAGKNIYCDGGAEVINAFLKCGLIDDFVISVIPILLGNGTKLFKDGRPEQALQFMTSKVFDTGLIQLHYKCT, encoded by the coding sequence ATGCGAAAAATTTCACTTTTTATTGCAATGAGCCTAGATGGCTATATTGCAAAGCCTAACGATGACTTGAGCTTTTTAAAATTGGTCGAAAAAGAAGGAGAAGACTATGGCTACACTGAATTTATGTGTCAAATTGATACCATCATTGTCGGCAGAAAAACTTACGACTATGTCGTTCGCGAAATTGGGGCCACCCATTACGACAATGGACAGCGAGATGTTTATGTTATCACAAGAACAGAGAAACCAAAAGTGGGTAGGACGATTTTTTACACAGGTGACTTAATCGAATTGGTAGCCCAACTAAAATCACTAGCTGGAAAAAATATCTATTGCGATGGTGGGGCGGAAGTAATCAATGCGTTTTTAAAGTGTGGCTTAATAGACGATTTTGTCATCTCGGTTATTCCAATTCTCCTAGGTAATGGGACAAAACTATTCAAAGACGGAAGACCTGAGCAAGCCCTACAATTTATGACATCAAAAGTCTTTGATACCGGGTTGATTCAACTACATTATAAGTGTACATAA